DNA sequence from the Perca fluviatilis chromosome 4, GENO_Pfluv_1.0, whole genome shotgun sequence genome:
tttgtgttttttttgttctgtagGATGGACTGCCTTATCAAGACAGTTCGATCAGAGGGGTACTTTGGCATGTACAGAGGTAAGATTTATGCACATGTGAATATAAAGAACCAGTAGGCTTGAACATGTAGGGGAGGATTAAATGTAGGAGAGAGTAAGATCTTTCTATGCAGACGTTGAAAATTGATTACATTATTACAACAGCTGACAGTTCAGATGCAGTGTATTTTGGATGCATGGGTTGTTTGActtaaatataattatgaatTAGAATAATTGAATACGTTGTGAAAGTGGCCAAAGCTGCTCTCATGCAAAGTGGTTTTTCAGCTTTAAGCTGGTGTTTTTTATTGATAACATTCATGCAGTAAGTAACAGAACACACTGTTTAATCATTAGTTCATTCAATGTCGAAAAAGATAAAGTAAAATCTTGTGGACATAGTTAAATATGAGGAAAAGGAGACATTTTAGTCTGGGTCTCTGCCTGTGTGAGGAATGCTGTTTGTTTGcatctgtgtttttcatatTACAGACTTGGGTCCCCCTGGGATATTGAAGGCTAGCCGATAAGGCGCAGCCACGCTGGAGGCAAATCATATAATGGTTCTTACAATATTGCTCTATTTAAAACTATAGGCACAAGTGTTTGTTTTGCCATCTATTTGTTCTGTATTTTGACTTCTTGTTAATAACTACTTGGCTGTCTCTTCCCTGTCCTTTCAACTCGTACATCCTCATTTTTTCCGACTGTATAAAGTGTGTCCTTGCAGACTTTGGTTGCTCTTGAAAATGAATTTGTGGCGAactaaagtttttattttagctAGTCTCACAGATcagtttttaagtttttctaAAGTCTGCACACACAGTACATGCACAAGGATTCTGTCTGTCCTTTCACTAACATCTATGGATTTCTCTTGTCTGTTGTCATTAACCTACCTACTGAGTTGTAGTCTTTCAATAGAAACACAGATTTCCTTTCTTTAAATGTTCTCTATGTAAAGtgggcccttttttttttttttaatcataaacTGACTCGCTGTACTTCAtagatgtggtgtgtgtgcatcttTCTGTGGATATTCATCACCCTCctcatttcttgtctttttgtcTTGCTTGTTCCTCATTTATCTTTTTCTGAAACTCATTTTCTATGTAATTTCCTTTTGACATAACCCCCTTCACCATTATGACTGAAGTTACTCCAAATTGAGAATTTGTCCTGTCTTTTGGAACGTAGCTATACGCTGGGCTTCTTAAAATGATAATCTTGTAATGGTAGTGGCAGGGAATGTTTTTGTCTGTTCTCAATGAAGACTGGGTTGGGACTTCTGTGCTaactgtttgttttccattagGTGCTGCTGTAAATTTGACCCTAGTCACCCCTGAGAAGGCAATCAAGCTGGCTGCTAATGACTTCTTCAGACATCACCTCTCCAAGGACGGGTAAGCAAAATCATCAAAACCTCATCTTAAGGAAGTCAAGTATCCCATcattgtgttgcttttttatatttgtgttgcTTTATATTTCTCCCATCTGTTAACAGAAAGGGCCAGACGGTGTTCAAAGAGATGCTGGCAGGTTGTGGTGCAGGCATGTGCCAGGTTGTTATCACCACCCCCATGGAAATGCTCAAGATACAGCTACAGGACGCAGGCAGACTTGGTGAGAATACAACGTTGACATTGAATATTATCGGTGTGTGCATTTCATTCAAATCGCTGCCatcgtgtatgtgtgtatattaacATGTTTCgtcttttgtccaaagcggcccAGCAGCAAAAACCCGTCATGATGTCTCCCACCAAGCTTGTGGCCACGAACACCATGCTCAGCCGCTCCTACAACTCTGGAACGGTGGCCTCAGCACCACGAGCTGTGTCTGCCACACAGATAGCAAAGGACCTCCTCCGTACACAGGGCATCCAAGGGCTCTACAGAGGGCTGGGGGCGACACTGATTAGGTAAAACTCTTACCCCCCCCTGAGGAGTAGCCATGTTAACTTGTTTGACCAGTTACTGTGTATCTGGGTTTGGGCcctaaaacattttgttttatttctttcagGGATGTTCCCTTTTCTATTGTCTACTTCCCGTTGTTTGCCAACCTGAACCGCCTTGGCAAACCCAGTCCTGAGGAGTCATCGCCCTTCTATTGGGCTTTCCTCTCTGGCTGTGTGGCAGGTTCTACTGCCGCTGTGGCGGTTAACCCCTGTGATGGTGAGTTTTTAAGAAGCCATTATCAGCTGTGATCTGCCCTGTTTATTAGTCGCAGCACTGTAATGTTTCTGGAATGTAATCGaatatgttcttttttttttccccagtggtGAAGACTAGACTGCAGTCACTGAACAAAGGGTCCAGTGAGGAAGCTTACAATGGAGTTGTGGATTGTGTAAGGTAAGACAGTTGAGTCATTCATTGTTACATAACtaccttctcttttttttgtgtgcgtgtgtatacaTAAACCCATCCCTCTGGTTCTCCACAGTAAAATAATGCAGAAGGAGGGGCCCTCTGCCTTCCTGAAAGGTGCTGGCTGTCGAGCTCTGGTCATTGCTCCTCTGTTCGGCATTGCACAGGTTATGTACTTCGCTGGCATTGGCGAATACATCCTGGACAACTCACCTCTGAACCTCCTTTTGGCATGAGAGCATATCAACTTGCTGGCAGGCTATGCATAGGACCATCTGAGCGTAAATGGTGGAACAACTGGCAGCTACATACCATCAGTTTACAGCAAAAGAAAATCGCACAAGTCTTGTCTGAATAAGTCAAAGGCTTATGAAGACTTCTGTGTGGTCTGACAGCTGTGTTGCACTCTAACACTTTTGTGACTTATTCAGTAGGCTATAGCCAATGTTTGCACTTAAAGCGTTTAGCCTTACTGGGCTGGGGGACTCAGAGTTGCAGTGTTATTCTTTTTGTCCTTGACGGTCCTCTTCTGTTTCCCTCTGTGAGGGAGGGGAGCTCACTCCATCAAAGAACCAGAcctatttttatgttttcttcCTTGCTATCACTttccatattttttttgttttttatgcatatgctagttttattttgaattgctGAATGCAGCAGCTTTGCAGTACTTtgtatgttttgtctttttccattttctgtCTCATGTTACAATTCCTTCCAAGTTAGAACAAAGGTTTAAAATGGGGGACACATGGGGCCCAATATAACAATTCATTGCAAAGGGATCATTTTACATTATCAGTTTGAATAACCTTGAATACCACTGATCATGAACCATCCTACTGACATGGGACCATATGGTCTGCCAAACCATAACCGTGTCCTGTTATATATTTAATGTTAGTCCTATAGTTGTTAGTAGTCTGTGAACTGCAGTGTTTGTATCTTAATACCtgcaaaaaaaacttgagatgCATTCATGCACACTATGTATGTTTGTCCACATAACGTTACATATGCATACCAGAACCTCAAAAGACTTTCTTTGGTTTATGCCTTGACAGAGCAGACTGACATTTCTCTCTGAGCAAACACTCTTAGCCAAAAAAAGCATTATTACTGTGACTGAGCGAGAGAAAGATGACTGTTACCATATGTTGTGTTTGTAAAGGGTTTTTGTACATACCATTAAACTTTGCAATGCACTCATTCTGTGTTCATGGATTGAGTTGACTGATTGGCTTAACAAGGGCCATGCAAATGTAGGGTAACCATTATCTGTTATATTAAGGGAATAGGCAAAATAACTACTTGAGCTTTGGTTGGCCCAGTGGAGACACTGAAAGCAGTGCGTCGCAAAGCTAAAGTCTCCCCCGTTTTCACAACTGTCGCGTGTTTATATATTGTAAATTTGAAGatttatgcaaaaaaaataaaattaccgTTTAACAAATGTACGCAGGCCTCTTGCAGaggtgattttattttattttttttatttttttttgtcaagccAATGTGATATTGTTTTAAGGGTCCTAGGCCCCTTCTGACAGTATGGTCTGTTACTGTGCATTTACCACTAGCATTACTGGTTTAGCGTTGTACTGCTATTCTGAACGGCTGCCATTTCCTGTCACAGCGCTCTGGTGAGTTTCGGGAAACTCACTGACCACAAAATTTACACTTGAGACACAACTGCTCTGCTTCTACCACAGCCACCTTTAGAAGAAGCAGACACTTCAAAGGCGGGAAATAATCAAACCTCAATAAAAGCACCCAATATTTTTATTACGGTTAACAGTATGGCAAAAACTATATTATTCCTATAATTCACATCTTATTGGCACACCAACAAAATTTACATCCAAAAGAattcacacaaaatgcaaactATCTCACGGTTACAGTTAACACATGCTCCAGAAGAGCTCAAGATGTCGTGTTCTTGACCTTGTACATGAATTTGGAGATTTACAGAGTGGCAGTTTATCATCAGACCTTCCCTAACCCTTTGGTGTGACATCATCATTACACTTTCTCTATTGTGCTTTAAAGTAGAAATACTTGGCAGGGAGCTATGTACATATCCAAATCACAAGATAAACAGGTCATAGGTAAATAGTGCGATAGCTAGAGGCTTATTTGTGTGACTAAATAGGCACATAATGGAAATGTAAAGGTAGGCTATTCCTCAAAATATTTAAGCACACAAAGTAGTATTGGTTACATAAAACGGGTAAAAAGGGCACGATAATGTTAAGATTAGATGCATAAAATAGCTGTCCATATTTACAGCAGCCATAACATTCCTGTGTCAAAGAAGGCTTCATGCACTGTGTTGTAGCTACAGTGCAGCACTGTGTAACCAAAATATGTTAAAACTGAGGAATGTCACAGAGTTGTGCCAAAATGCAGAGCATGTGTTATGGAAAAGAACagagaaatacattttcagtgCTGGTGGAGTTGAGGAGAAGGTGTGAAGATAACGATCCAGCGTATTGTGTGGAATTTGACCCGCAGACAACTGGGATGTATTGTACTCTCTCTTTGTGATATTCAGTGAACTCCCCCACCAGATCACTCTATGAGATATGACATTGAATGAAGGGATCAGagagtgtgtagtgtgtgtgtgtgtgtgtgtgtgtgtggtcaacTCACCATCTATATAACCTCCCTGTTGTTCCTGATGGCACAACACAGAACCATACTGAAGATCATTCCTATGATCTGAGAGCAGACACATTTATGTTGTTAAAACATGTTGAAACATGTATGGAGCTTCATGTAAAATAGCCCAACCCAGTATAACCTGCGAATTATTGAAATGGCTGTGAATTGGAATTACGATTTGGGGTTAATGAAGTTTAAATTCAAGGTTTTGTTAATCCTCACCATTACTCCTGCGATCCCAATCCCAATGTATCCAATAATATGCAGCTTTTCATTGAAGAAGTTTGTTATTGCAGTGAGACAGTCCTAAAAACAGCAATGAagcattgttattacattacattacatattgt
Encoded proteins:
- the slc25a55a gene encoding solute carrier family 25 member 55a isoform X1, translated to MSQQQISLPAKLINGGIAGIVGVTCVFPIDLAKTRLQNQRQGQQVYKSMMDCLIKTVRSEGYFGMYRGAAVNLTLVTPEKAIKLAANDFFRHHLSKDGKGQTVFKEMLAGCGAGMCQVVITTPMEMLKIQLQDAGRLAAQQQKPVMMSPTKLVATNTMLSRSYNSGTVASAPRAVSATQIAKDLLRTQGIQGLYRGLGATLIRDVPFSIVYFPLFANLNRLGKPSPEESSPFYWAFLSGCVAGSTAAVAVNPCDVVKTRLQSLNKGSSEEAYNGVVDCVSKIMQKEGPSAFLKGAGCRALVIAPLFGIAQVMYFAGIGEYILDNSPLNLLLA
- the slc25a55a gene encoding solute carrier family 25 member 55a isoform X2, translating into MFLSVLNEDWVGTSVLTVCFPLGAAVNLTLVTPEKAIKLAANDFFRHHLSKDGKGQTVFKEMLAGCGAGMCQVVITTPMEMLKIQLQDAGRLAAQQQKPVMMSPTKLVATNTMLSRSYNSGTVASAPRAVSATQIAKDLLRTQGIQGLYRGLGATLIRDVPFSIVYFPLFANLNRLGKPSPEESSPFYWAFLSGCVAGSTAAVAVNPCDVVKTRLQSLNKGSSEEAYNGVVDCVSKIMQKEGPSAFLKGAGCRALVIAPLFGIAQVMYFAGIGEYILDNSPLNLLLA